A part of Pirellulales bacterium genomic DNA contains:
- a CDS encoding transposase, whose translation MCANYPSDLTDEQWHLIRPLLPKRSKRGRPPIDRRDIIDAILYVVRTGCQWRQLPLDFPKWP comes from the coding sequence CCAGCGACCTGACGGACGAACAATGGCACTTGATCCGCCCCCTGCTGCCCAAGCGTAGCAAGCGTGGTCGACCACCGATTGACCGACGCGACATCATCGACGCGATCCTGTACGTGGTTCGCACGGGCTGTCAGTGGCGGCAGTTGCCGCTCGACTTTCCCAAATGGCCG